A window of the Eubalaena glacialis isolate mEubGla1 chromosome 9, mEubGla1.1.hap2.+ XY, whole genome shotgun sequence genome harbors these coding sequences:
- the TYRP1 gene encoding 5,6-dihydroxyindole-2-carboxylic acid oxidase encodes MKAPKLLSLGYTFLALLFFQQAWAQFPRQCVTIEALRNGVCCPDLFPLSGPGTDRCGSSSGRGRCEVVTADSRPHGPQYPHDGRDDREGWPTRFFNRTCHCIGNFSGYNCGTCRPGWRGAACDQRVLIVRRNLLDLSTEEKKRFVRALDMAKRTIHPQFVIATRRSEEILGPDGNTPQFENISIYNYFVWTHYYSVKKTFLGAGQESFGEVDFSHEGPAFLTWHRYHLLQLERDMQEMLQDPSFSLPYWNFATGKNTCDICTDDLMGSRSNFDSNLISPNSVFSQWRMVCESLEDYDTLGTLCNSTEGRPIRRNPAGNVARPMVQRLPEPQDVTQCLEVGLFDTPPFYSTSTNSFRNTVEGYSDPTGRYDPTVRSLHNLAHLFLNGTGGQTHLSPNDPIFVLLHTFTDAVFDEWLRRYNADISTFPLENAPIGHNRQYNMVPFWPPITNIEMFVTAPDNLGYTYEVQWSSRNFSISEIVTIAVVAALLLVAVIFVGASCLIRARRNTDEANQPLLTDQYQQYVEEYEKIQNPNQSVV; translated from the exons ATGAAAGCTCCGAAACTCCTCTCTCTGGGCTATACCTTCTTGGCCCTGCTTTTTTTCCAGCAGGCCTGGGCTCAATTCCCAAGACAGTGTGTCACCATCGAGGCTTTGAGAAATGGCGTGTGTTGCCCAGACCTGTTCCCACTGTCTGGGCCTGGGACTGACCGCTGCGGCTCCTCATCAGGAAGGGGCAGGTGTGAGGTGGTGACAGCTGACTCCCGACCCCACGGCCCCCAGTACCCACACGATGGCAGAGACGACCGAGAGGGCTGGCCCACGCGCTTCTTCAACAGGACATGCCACTGCATTGGCAATTTCTCAGGATACAACTGTGGAACCTGCCGTCCTGGATGGAGAGGAGCTGCCTGTGACCAGAGGGTTCTCATAG TCAGGAGAAACCTACTGGACTTAAGTACAGAAGAAAAGAAGCGCTTTGTCCGGGCCCTGGATATGGCAAAGCGCACCATTCACCCTCAGTTTGTCATTGCCACCAGGAGATCAGAAGAAATATTGGGGCCAGATGGCAACACACCACAATTTGAGAACATTTCCATTTACAACTACTTTGTTTGGACGCACTACTACTCAGTCAAAAAGACTTTTCTCGGGGCAGGCCAGGAAAGCTTTGGTGAAGTGGATTTCTCTCATGAGGGACCAGCGTTTCTCACGTGGCATAGGTACCACCTGCTGCAGCTGGAGAGAGACATGCAG GAAATGTTGCAGGatccttctttctcccttccttactGGAATTTTGCCACCGGGAAGAACACCTGTGACATTTGCACCGATGACTTGATGGGATCAAGAAGCAACTTTGATTCCAATCTTATAAGCCCGAACTCCGTCTTTTCTCAATGGCGAATGGTCTGTGAATCCTTGGAAGATTATGATACCCTGGGAACCCTTTGTAACA GCACTGAGGGTAGGCCAATTAGGAGAAATCCAGCTGGAAATGTGGCTAGACCAATGGTGCAACGTCTTCCTGAACCACAGGATGTCACTCAGTGCTTGGAAGTTGGTTTATTTGACACACCTCCTTTTTATTCCACTTCTACAAACAGTTTCCGAAACACAGTGGAAG GTTACAGTGATCCCACAGGAAGGTATGACCCTACTGTGCGAAGCCTTCACAATTTGGCTCATCTATTCCTGAATGGAACCGGGGGGCAAACTCATTTATCTCCCAATGATCCTATTTTTGTCCTCCTACATACTTTCACTGATGCAGTCTTTGATGAATGGCTGAGGAGATACAATGCTG ATATATCCACATTTCCTTTGGAAAATGCCCCTATTGGACATAACAGACAATACAATATGGTACCATTTTGGCCTCCAATTACCAACATAGAAATGTTCGTTACTGCTCCAGACAACCTGGGATACACTTATGAAGTTCAATGGTCAA gtCGGAATTTTAGTATTTCTGAGATTGTTACCATAGCGGTAGTTGCTGCTTTATTACTGGTTGCAGTCATTTTTGTGGGTGCTTCTTGTCTGATTCGTGCCAGAAGAAACACGGATGAAGCAAATCAGCCTCTCCTTACTGATCAGTATCAACAGTATgttgaagaatatgaaaaaatccAGAATCCTAATCAGTCTGTGGTCTAA